In Pyrus communis chromosome 11, drPyrComm1.1, whole genome shotgun sequence, the sequence TTCACAGCCTACGAACACGCGGAAAAGAGAGTAAACTTACTGCAAAAGCTACAATTCACATGAACATACAATCACTCGGGTCATCCAGGGTAAAAACTTGCTGTGCACTCAAAGATCATAGCTTTGTGTATCCTGGTTACTTGATCGATACATAACTTGTTCAACCAATAAGGCACCCCGAGAATCAAAATCTACAAGGCCGTCTTTGAAGTTTTGGACATTCAACGGTGAAAAGTTCTCTCTTCATTGATTTTTACCATCCGAAAAGCTCTAATAAACATGCTTCTACTAGGGTGAGAAAAAGGACATGAAAACCGAAAACATTGGAAGATCAGAATTTCAGTGCGAGCATAAACATATCATGTCATAAGCCAAAACCACCAAATTTTAAGCCATTATCTGCTGAAAACAACTACGAATATATTAATTGGAATAAAAGCAAAGAATAAAACGAGCTTACCTCAGTCCTAGTAGTGCTTCTATTGAGAAAAGGACCCAGTGGAAAAGGAAACCCGGTGAAGTTGATATAAAACCGGTCGCCACCGCGGCCTCTGCTGCCACTGATGGTGGTGGAGTTTGTGGCAGCAACCACCAAATTGATGCCATTTCTGCTCTTGTTTCCGGGTCTCAACTGAAAACAAAAACCCTTCAAGGACCCGCCAAAAAGACTGGAACTTGGCTCTCTGCGAGAGATTGGGTTCTGAAAAATGGAGGATTTTGGAGAAGAAACGGCAATGGCTGCCATTGTTTTTCTGAAACTTTTTGTTAGCACTTTGCCTTCGGCACCACTAGGAGAGGAGTGGTGCATAACATAATGCATAGTCATAGGTTGCAATACCAGGTTGTGCTTTTGACACGTGGAGGATCCAGTCCGATTGTCTGGCATGGATTTTATAAGAATTTTTAGAATTATTGTGGATGGTAGGGATAGACAGGCTAGATAAATAACTTCTTGAGGAGAAAAGGAGGAAGCATCGAGAAGTTTCGAACCAATTTCATCGATGGTATATTTCTTGAGCAAGATTATGAATTTCATTTGGTCAATGTATTTTAACGCTTGCGATTTTAAACCCAAAAGTTTACTGATTGTTGCAATTCGAGGACAATGACTAATTCCGTCCATTTCTTTTTACACAACGTTAGCATGTAGGCGTAAATCGCCTACATTTGCCCCTAATGTGTGTTTTTCGATGAAATTGCCTACATTTGCCCCTAACGTGTGTTTTTCGATgaaattttatcaaaactatGCCGTCGTCCTACAATCTCAACAACTACAAACATAATATCGCGAAAattgaaacaaacaaacaagcatATACTAATGACTCGAGCCCGAGCGCTCTTACAAAAAATATGTacaaccaaaaattcaaaacccacTACTAATCACCTACAACTATGTTGCAGCAAAGGCAATAGAAACTACAAAACATATTTATTTCAACACAAATCTTCATACAAACAAGAACCCTGTAAAACCTAATCAAACTGTATTTCTAGCAAAAGCATTGCCATAGGCGGTGAAGTCGTTATCTTCGTGAAACAAAATCTCCGAAACTAACTTGCCCGACCCAACATCTATGAGAGCTGAAATGATTCCGGCAATAACAATGCATCTTAGAACCTGGTAAGTTGTCGAATTGCATACTAAAAGTACGGATAGAAGGCGCCACTGACGTGTAGGAGCAAAGTTGTATTCATAGTGCTTGTGAACAAAAAAGCCAACAGCGCCTCGGCCCTCAGGTGAGGATTTCCCTAACAAGCCAATCCAAACTAGGATATGCAAAGTACAGAAGAAGAAATGACGGGAGAGCAAACACAACAGTGATGACTATGTACAAAGCCAATATGGCGGCACAGGCAGGTATTACGTATAAGATGATCAGGAGAAATATGACAACCAGCGGGAACTTTGCTGTCAAATGAACGAAGAAAAACAGTGACTTCCGAATCGAAGAATGCAAGCGCTCCACACTAAGGTAATTATTGACAGGGCCATGATTGTGATTCGATCCAGATTGCTCGATATGGCGAATATGTTGCCCCCTCCTGTGGGTACCGTGGCTTGTTTGAGTTCCCACAGATACGTTTCCATTAGCCGGCCAGACTGACTGATTATCACCAGAGAAGGTAGAACTAGATTTCGGCCCCCTATCACCATTCATGCTCTCAACCATCCAGAGAAGAAAGTAGTTCTTGCGAGGGAATCTGAGATTTCCCCTGTAAACAAGCCGGAAGGACAATAGATTGCACCAAGGGCAGGATATAAAAAGCGGAAGCTGAACTGGTAAAGTGGGGAATTTCACAACCGCCCATTGCAATCCCAGAATGCAATTCTTACAGAGGGTATGGCCACACCATAAAACGTAGGGCACATTTTCAACAATGTTGAACGATTCCCAGCATATGGGGCACTCTAGTCCTTCCTCTCTGCCAACGATCGAAGAACTCTCGTCATCAGAACATTCGAGAGCTGCTTGGATCGGCTTTAGAGGGTCGTTTTTCAATCCAACACTTCCAGCTATGCAGCTGGATGCAAAATTCCACATTTTTTTACCACAACCACCGTCTCACTAACACATCATCACTAACTAAAATTACTTAGCAGTATCTCAAAGCAACCATGATGAAGCTACACTAAGGCATTAGTAAAACTCAGACCTGAAGAAAAACACACAGTAAATTTATCAGGAAACTGGACTTTTTTTAACCGCACTTGCTATTAAACTAA encodes:
- the LOC137708228 gene encoding uncharacterized protein produces the protein MWNFASSCIAGSVGLKNDPLKPIQAALECSDDESSSIVGREEGLECPICWESFNIVENVPYVLWCGHTLCKNCILGLQWAVVKFPTLPVQLPLFISCPWCNLLSFRLVYRGNLRFPRKNYFLLWMVESMNGDRGPKSSSTFSGDNQSVWPANGNVSVGTQTSHGTHRRGQHIRHIEQSGSNHNHGPVNNYLSVERLHSSIRKSLFFFVHLTAKFPLVVIFLLIILYVIPACAAILALYIVITVVFALPSFLLLYFAYPSLDWLVREILT